In Vigna angularis cultivar LongXiaoDou No.4 chromosome 8, ASM1680809v1, whole genome shotgun sequence, one DNA window encodes the following:
- the LOC108345136 gene encoding uncharacterized protein LOC108345136, giving the protein MKNHSFEHDCKRIHDSMGDLSQMIPSLSCRTLLERQKLKETFKAMYGEELVSYLQRYEDVFCASMNCSALSLWMLDPHDRDAVVVRESLQQDDTDFKALVEIFVCRKSSHVLLITQAYHRMFRRQLDQDIINLDPPHPFQKILVALAASHKAHQVDVNHHISKCDARRLYETGEGSLGAADEAVVLEILSKRSIPQLKQTFLSYKHIYGHDYTKSINRGNCGQFGKALMLVVKCICNPAHYFAKKLYRSIKGERKSFARALVSRAEVDIDEIRRVFKEKYDKELADVICEDLPSGDYRDFLVALATRSCYI; this is encoded by the exons ATGAAAAACCACAGTTTTGAACATGATTGCAAGAGAATCCATGATTCCATGGGGGATTTGAGTCAGATGATCCCATCTCTGAGTTGTAGAACCCTCCTTGAAAGACAAAAGCTCAAAGAGACCTTCAAGGCAATGTATGGAGAGGAGTTGGTAAGTTATCTTCAAAGGTATGAAGATGTGTTTTGTGCTTCCATGAACTGTTCTGCCTTGTCCTTGTGGATGCTTGACCCACATGACAGAGATGCTGTTGTGGTTAGAGAGTCTCTTCAGCAAGATGATACCGATTTCAAGGCTCTTGTGGAGATTTTCGTTTGCAGAAAATCAAGTCATGTTCTTCTCATCACACAGGCCTACCACAGAATGTTCAGGAGACAGTTGGACCAAGATATTATCAATCTGGATCCTCCACACCCGTTTCAAAAG ATTCTGGTGGCATTGGCTGCATCGCACAAAGCTCACCAAGTGGATGTGAACCATCACATATCCAAGTGTGATGCAAGGAGGCTCTATGAAACTGGAGAAGGAAGCTTAGGAGCTGCAGATGAAGCTGTTGTATTAGAAATTTTAAGCAAGAGGAGCATTCCCCAACTGAAGCAAACATTTCTTAGCTATAAACACATTTATGGACATGACTACACAAAG TCTATCAATAGAGGGAATTGTGGCCAATTTGGTAAAGCTCTAATGCTGGTTGTAAAATGCATATGTAATCCAGCACACTATTTTGCAAAG AAACTGTACAGAAGCATCAAAGGGGAAAGAAAAAGTTTTGCAAGAGCATTGGTAAGCAGAGCTGAGGTAGACATAGATGAGATCAGAAGGGTTTTCAAGGAAAAGTATGATAAGGAACTTGCTGATGTTATTTGTGAAGACCTTCCATCTGGGGACTACAGAGACTTTCTAGTTGCTTTGGCTACAAGGTCATGCTACATATGA
- the LOC108343692 gene encoding probable transcription factor At1g11510, which yields MTKKPKQRPAPVEDPSTASSSESEEDDDRPHSSQQHAAAPQVSSSEEEDDSSEEDEKKLSTLPASANHPSKPHPKSYSSESEPDTDSEPARVKPKPKPTDLPQPKVQAQRSSTPVKPGSKRPAHVTEPKRAKKKPAEAPSPSVANDETEEDGKKSGGQTRVLFQRIWSEEDEVGILKGILEFISKTGQEAYRYVDAFHNFIKKSLHVEVSSHQLKEKIRRMKKKFETREAKKKKGIWPRLLRPHDRAVYELSKKIWGEWPNGLVEKPKPLAKYVTKTQKKESKAEDKVPSQPSAPLLALPAPESCDVSLLYSSISCFKELDEDEMKRGLTLIGESKRKELERRWKVLQYSEMELLANRSLLIGEQIKLVSEALQSSNN from the coding sequence ATGACAAAGAAGCCGAAGCAGCGCCCTGCACCGGTGGAAGATCCTTCAACTGCTTCCTCCTCCGAATCTGAGGAAGATGATGACCGACCGCATTCTTCTCAACAGCATGCAGCAGCACCACAGGTTTCTTCCTCTGAAGAGGAAGACGATTCTTCAGAAGAAGACGAGAAGAAACTTTCCACTCTCCCTGCTTCTGCAAACCATCCCTCCAAGCCTCACCCCAAGTCCTACTCATCTGAATCCGAACCCGACACTGACTCGGAACCAGCTCGAGTCAAACCCAAACCGAAGCCCACGGACCTACCCCAGCCCAAGGTCCAAGCCCAGCGTTCCTCCACGCCGGTGAAACCGGGATCCAAGCGCCCAGCCCACGTAACTGAGCCGAAACGCGCGAAAAAGAAACCAGCTGAGGCTCCTTCTCCCTCCGTTGCTAACGACGAGACAGAGGAGGACGGGAAGAAGTCCGGCGGGCAAACGAGGGTGTTGTTCCAGAGGATCTGGAGCGAAGAAGACGAGGTCGGCATTCTTAAGGGCATACTTGAGTTCATCTCAAAGACCGGACAAGAGGCTTATAGGTACGTCGACGCTTTCCACAACTTCATTAAGAAGTCACTCCACGTGGAGGTTTCCAGCCATCAGCTGAAGGAGAAGATTCGACGGATGAAGAAGAAGTTCGAGACTCGTGAGGCgaaaaagaagaaagggatTTGGCCTCGGTTGTTGAGGCCTCACGACCGGGCCGTGTATGAATTATCCAAGAAGATTTGGGGTGAATGGCCCAACGGACTGGTGGAAAAGCCCAAGCCTCTTGCGAAATACGTTACCAAGACTCAAAAGAAGGAATCAAAAGCCGAGGACAAAGTTCCGTCGCAGCCATCAGCGCCGCTGCTGGCGTTGCCGGCGCCTGAAAGTTGTGACGTGAGTTTGCTTTACAGCAGTATTTCTTGTTTTAAAGAGCTGGATGAGGATGAGATGAAGAGAGGACTTACTTTGATTGGAGAATCCAAGAGGAAGGAATTGGAGAGAAGGTGGAAAGTGTTGCAATATTCTGAGATGGAGCTACTTGCGAATCGCTCTCTACTGATTGGGGAGCAGATTAAGTTGGTATCTGAAGCCCTACAATCATCCAACAATTAG
- the LOC108345477 gene encoding flavonol synthase/flavanone 3-hydroxylase yields MEVKRIQSLALKQLKEVPPEFIRLPNERPENSKAIEGVSVPLISLSQSHNLLVKEIAEAACEWGFFQITDHNISETLIKSLKEVGEEFFGLPQEEKEAYANDPSNGKFEGYGTKMSKNLEEKLEWVDYFFHLMYPPSKVNYLMWPKQPCSYREVTENYRKEMLRITEKLLEVLSEGLGLEKKGLKSELGGESIELEMKINMYPACPQPHLALGVEPHTDMSALTLLLPNEVPGLQVWKDDNWVAVNYLHDALLVLVGDQLEVLSNGKYKSVEHRSLVNKERTRMSWAVFVVPPHETVIGPIPSLTNYQNPPKFSTKTFAQYRYRKFNKLPQ; encoded by the exons ATGGAAGTGAAAAGAATACAAAGTTTGGCTCTGAAGCAGCTGAAGGAGGTTCCACCAGAGTTCATTCGTTTACCGAATGAAAGGCCAGAGAACAGCAAAGCAATAGAAGGTGTGAGTGTGCCACTAATCTCACTATCTCAGTCACATAATCTTTTAGTGAAAGAAATAGCCGAAGCTGCATGTGAATGGGGATTCTTTCAAATAACTGACCACAACATATCAGAAACATTGAtcaaaagtttgaaagaggtTGGCGAGGAGTTCTTCGGGCTCCCTCAAGAAGAGAAAGAGGCTTATGCAAATGATCCTTCCAATGGTAAGTTTGAAGGCTATGGCACAAAAATGAGCAAAAACCTTGAAGAAAAGCTGGAGTGggttgattatttttttcatctgatGTATCCTCCTTCTAAGGTGAACTATCTGATGTGGCCTAAACAACCTTGTTCCTATAGGGAAGTGACAGAAAATTACAGGAAGGAGATGTTAAGGATAACAGAGAAGCTTTTGGAGGTTCTATCAGAAGGGTTAGGGTTGGAGAAGAAGGGTTTGAAGAGTGAGTTGGGAGGTGAATCGATAGAATTAGAAATGAAGATAAATATGTATCCTGCATGTCCACAACCACATTTGGCTTTGGGTGTTGAGCCTCACACTGACATGAGTGCCCTTACGTTACTTCTTCCTAACGAAGTTCCAGGTCTGCAAGTTTGGAAGGATGATAATTGGGTTGCAGTCAATTACTTGCATGATGCACTCTTGGTTCTTGTTGGTGATCAACTAGAg GTGTTAAGTAACGGAAAATACAAGAGTGTGGAACATAGAAGCTTGGTGAATAAGGAACGAACGCGGATGTCATGGGCTGTGTTTGTTGTGCCTCCACATGAGACAGTGATAGGACCCATTCCTTCTCTCACAAATTATCAGAATCCACCCAAGTTTTCAACTAAAACCTTCGCTCAGTATCGCTATCGTAAGTTCAATAAGCTTCCCCAGTAA